CGATATCCACTTGATAACTTTCACCAACAAAGCCACGAATTGGATCTAAATAACTAGAGTCTATTACCGTTAAATCTCGTACAAATAATTTCATTTTTATCTAATCTTTTTTAAAAAGGTGCATCTTGCGCATTGACCGGAGACTCGACTATATCAATATCTCGTTTTAACTGCTCACGTAAATTTGGCGGAATACCCACAATGGTTAATGTATCTGAGGCTGCATCATACTGAATGCGATCGCCTAAATGCTTTTGATCAAAGCTAATACTCACGCCCCCACCTTGACCTACATATTTGGTTAATTTGCGCAGGACACTGCGATCCACCGGAAACGATTTTTCTAATTCAAAATCACTGTTTACGAAATCATAAAAACTGCCTTCGAGTTTGGGCGCGTCTGGCAACTGCTCTGATAACGATGAAAGATCAATGTCTTCACCTTGTTTTAATTGCTCTTTACAATATTCAAAGGCAACTTCACGTACTTCTTGCTTCTTCTCAACCGGCAATTCGCCACGCACACAAAATTCATCTACCGCTTGCATCAATACTTTATTTTGAATTTTGGTATCAAAGCCTTCTTTAGCGCCCATAAAATCAAGGAAAAAATCAGCAACTTGACGACCAACTCGGCCTTTAATAAAAGAGATACAACGGTTTGAGCTAGGATCGCGCTCAAGTAAGGTTAAATCGATACGTGCCACCAATTGAATTTTACTGGTTTCAATATGCTGACTTGTTTTTAACTCTAAATCTTCATTCACACTGATTGACTCGTGATTTTGCAATAAAGCAATCAAAAGATAATTACTCGCCGTCCAATTGTATTTACTGATAAGTAAAATACCTTGCTCTGCAAAGTCATGCTTTTGTAATTCAGTCACTAAACAGGTTGCCACTTTTTGCGAAAAACTCACAAAATCGAGTGTACCCTTCATCTCTTGCATCAAGGCGGGATAAAAACTGCCTTCTTTTTCGTCTTGAGTGATAAACGATGCAAAAGCTTTATTCGTTTTACTTTGATAGGTTTTATGCAATTTCATTAAGAAATCGTCAATGGAAGGCGAAATAGGTAACTCACCCTCGCGCATTTTACACTGTAATGTACCTTCTGAACTATAATGAAGAGAATGTAAAATGACATTGCTGGCGGAAATATTCATACGGATAACGACCCAATTAAAAAAACGATGACATGTATTTTATACTAAGCGAATGTAAAAAACAGACAAACCATGAAAGCACGCAGAAATAACGCGTATCTTCGTTTATAACACCCTATATACCGGGCTACATTTGGGATAAAAACAAAATGTTAGTTCAATAACGTTTCTGTTTTTTAAAGATAATAGTTATTTTATTTTGAATAAGCATTGTTTCTATTTGGAGTAAGCGTGTAGCTAGGGTATTATGATTTTTATTTTAAGTAGAGTCAGTAAACACGCATGCCTATAATTTCTAAATATTCCAGTCAAAAAATCGAAAACATCCTAAATGAAGTCATGGATGTTCTGCACAATAATGATGTTTCCGTTGATTTAAGCTTAATGATTTTAGGTAATAGCATTACACATATTATTAACGGTCAAGTACCAACACATAAACGTGCTGAGATCAGTGAAAAATTCGTTAAAGCACTCAGTGCTTCTATTAATAAAAAAGATAAATAAATAATATGGTTGAAACGGGTAATAAATTTCATGACAACGTATCTCGATTGCTTAATTGGGGCCATTGGTTTACTTTTTTCAACCTGATCTTGGTTTCATTGATCAGCTTGCGTTATATAAAATACGCAGGTTTATCTGATTCTGGGGTCGGTGTCGCTTATCAATTTGTCAGTTTGATAGGCCATACCAGCTTTTTAAGTGCAATGGTATTCACCCTAATATTATTCCCACTTGCCTTTATTATACCTTGGCCTCGTGTATACCGTATTGTCGCCATTTGTATCGCCACTGGCGCCGTTACGTTTTTAATCATAGATACGCAGATATTTAAACTTTATAACTTTCATTTAAACCCGCTTATTTGGCAGTTTTTACAACGCCCAGAGCAAGTAGAGCAGATCTATTCGATTAATTTGCACTACATCTCAGTACCTATTATCGTTGCCATAGAAATTGCATTTTCCTTTTTAATCCGCCGAAAATCTCGCAAATTACAAGCTAAAACGCTTGCAAAACCCATTGCGATTTTCTTGTTTACGACCTTTGTTCTTACTCATTTGACCTATATTTGGGCTGATGCCACCCAATATCGCCCTATTACTCAGCAGAAATCTATTTATCCGCTATCTTACCCCATGACCGCACGCTCGTTCTTAAAACGACAAGGTTGGTTAACAGATGATAAATTACAGACTCGCATGAGCCAGCATAAAGATGCTAACAAGCATGAATTACAATACCCTATTAAACCTTTAACGTTTAACGAGGCAGGTAATAAGCAGAATGTATTATTAATTGCGGTTGAGTCTTTACGCGCGGATATGCTTAACCCACAAAACATGCCTTTTACCTACCAATTAAGTCAACAAGGACTTAATTTTAAACAACATTTTAGTGGGGCAAATAATCGCGCTCAAGGTATATTTAGCCTCTTTTATGCGTTACCAAATCGCTACTGGGCAGAGATAACCCTCAATTATATCTCACCAGTATTAATCAACAGCTTAGATAATAGCGGTTACCATTTTGGTCTATTTTCAAGTATCGGATTTTTACACCCCGAATTTTTACAAAGTACGTTTAGTAAATTAGACAACAAACGTTTAAAAAAATACTCACAGCTAAATAATAATGCCAACACCATCAAGCAATGGAAGCATTCGGTTACCCGTGAAGATGCCTCACAAAAGTGGTTTAATTTTATTTATTTAGCCCAAGAAAATGGTGCGACGCTTGCCCATAACAATATTCTTTCGCTCACAGCCCAAGTCAAAAAATCACAGCGCTATCAAGCCCAAGTATTGAAAATAGATAACTATATAAAAACAGTGCTCAGCACCTTAAAACAACAACAACAACTTGATAACACGATTGTCATTATCACCGGGACTCATGGCGCAACCTTCGAAAAAGCATCTAGCCCAGTGGCAAGTGTCAGTAATGCACACGTACCGTTAGTCATGCTATGGCCAGGAAAAGAACAACGAGAAATAACACGTTTTACAAGTCATGTTGATATTGTCCCAACCTTGATGCAAGAGTTGCTTGGCAATCAAGATGATGCCTCGCTATACAGTAATGGTCAGAGTTTATTTGACGCGAGTCCTCGTCGCTACTTATTGTCGGGTGATTTGAAAAATTATGTTATTTATGAAAAAGATAAAATCACCCAGTTTTCAATTAATGGAAAAGTTAGCTCTATTAATTGGCAAGGACAAACATTAAATAATGATGAGTTCGATATCACCTTGTTAATTGATGTTCTTTCTAAATTACGTCGATTTAACCAATAACAGATTACCGATAAAGCGCGCCTATGTGCGCTTTATCATACTCCCTCCTTATTCTCTCCCCAAAAAATATGAAACATCGCTTGTTAACTTATATGCACCATGCCCTTTTATGTGTTGACACAAACAGCATACGGCTTGTGACGAGGCAATCTTCTTTTTGCGCGGACATAGCTTAGCATTACGCCATAAAACACATCTTATTCATTCCTATGATGTGAGGTATACCTCCATAGATAAAAGAACGCTCACTGCACGTTATACCAAAATAATTCATTAAGCTTCCATGTACTGCGCAGTAAAAATTAACACTAGCAAGGCGTGAGTTGCAGGATAGTGTTGCTCTCACTTCAAAACGCACAGCGTAGGTAGGGGTAATTTTAACAAGCAAGACAGATCACTTTTTTAGTTCTTTTGGCATTATAAGCCATATTGGCAAACAAACACGCTCGCGTCATATCAGTTAGAAACTGATATTCGAGTAAATGAGATAAGAGATTAATAGAATGGTTTATGTGAAAACTTCAGACATATAACCGCGATGCATAACATCATGCATAACGTTTTATTGGGCTTTGCATATGGGTATAGGTAAGAAACGAAAAAAGGCTTCTCAATTGAGAAGCCTTTTTTCTAATGTGGCGGAGGAGGTCGGATTTGAACCGACGGAGAGCTATAAACCCTCGCTGGTTTTCAAGACCAGTGCATTCAGCCGCTCTGCCACCCCTCCGGAACAAGGCGGATAATATGCAAATTGAGCTATCTTGTAAAGCAATAATAGTAAAAACACGTTTGTTTGCCGATATAATCTACAACTACGCAATATTAAACAGAAAAAACGACTTTAGCCTCTCATGTTGCTTCCATGTTTAATCAACTTAAATAAATACCTCGCTATTTTATAGGGATATATCTCAATATTCCCCATACAAATTAAGAGGTTAAATGATAGTGATTATTGTTATCATTTAGTTTACAGGGCGTAAAATGTTTAGTAGTATCTTTCTCCATCATTAACAAAGGGAGAAAAAACAATGATAAGTTTTAACTTTAAAAACGCCAAGAAAACAGTGCTCTGTCTTTTATTAGGTAGCGTTTTTAACGTACAAGCCGAGATTGTCACGGTGACGGATATTGCAGGACGCAATGTCACCATTGATAATAAAAAAGTACATAATATCGTTTTAGGCGAAGGCCGTTTAACTTACGCACTCTCCGTTTTAGATAAAGAAGCACCTTTATCTCGCGTTGTGGGTTGGACCGATGATTTAATAAAATATGATCCTGATGCTTATCGAAAATATAAAGAAAAATTCCCTGAAATTAGTAAAATCGCCAATTTAGGCAGTCCTTATGCGGGTGATTTAGATTTAGAGAAAACCTTAACGTTGGGTACGGATTTATTTATCCTAAATTTAGGTAATTTACTCAAGGCACAAGAAAGTGGGTTATTAACAAAGCTTGAAAAAGCAGGCATTAAAGTGGTCTTTGTCGATTTTCGTCAACGCCCAACACAAAATACGATCCCCAGCTTATTACTCTTAGGTAAAGTACTCGACAGAGAAAAACAAGCGAATGAATTTGTCGATTATTACATTACACAAATGCGTAAAGTCAGTAATATCGTACAAAGTAAAAAATTAGAAGAGCGCCCTCTTGTCTTTATTGAAAAAGCAGCAGGATTTAATCCTGATACTTGCTGCAGTACCTTTGGCAGTGCAAATTTAGGTAAATTGGTCGAAGAAGCTGGCGGCATTAACTGGGGAAGCAGTAAATTCTCAGGCT
The sequence above is a segment of the Psychromonas sp. CNPT3 genome. Coding sequences within it:
- the yejK gene encoding nucleoid-associated protein YejK — translated: MNISASNVILHSLHYSSEGTLQCKMREGELPISPSIDDFLMKLHKTYQSKTNKAFASFITQDEKEGSFYPALMQEMKGTLDFVSFSQKVATCLVTELQKHDFAEQGILLISKYNWTASNYLLIALLQNHESISVNEDLELKTSQHIETSKIQLVARIDLTLLERDPSSNRCISFIKGRVGRQVADFFLDFMGAKEGFDTKIQNKVLMQAVDEFCVRGELPVEKKQEVREVAFEYCKEQLKQGEDIDLSSLSEQLPDAPKLEGSFYDFVNSDFELEKSFPVDRSVLRKLTKYVGQGGGVSISFDQKHLGDRIQYDAASDTLTIVGIPPNLREQLKRDIDIVESPVNAQDAPF
- a CDS encoding DUF1414 domain-containing protein: MPIISKYSSQKIENILNEVMDVLHNNDVSVDLSLMILGNSITHIINGQVPTHKRAEISEKFVKALSASINKKDK
- a CDS encoding DUF3413 domain-containing protein, with translation MVETGNKFHDNVSRLLNWGHWFTFFNLILVSLISLRYIKYAGLSDSGVGVAYQFVSLIGHTSFLSAMVFTLILFPLAFIIPWPRVYRIVAICIATGAVTFLIIDTQIFKLYNFHLNPLIWQFLQRPEQVEQIYSINLHYISVPIIVAIEIAFSFLIRRKSRKLQAKTLAKPIAIFLFTTFVLTHLTYIWADATQYRPITQQKSIYPLSYPMTARSFLKRQGWLTDDKLQTRMSQHKDANKHELQYPIKPLTFNEAGNKQNVLLIAVESLRADMLNPQNMPFTYQLSQQGLNFKQHFSGANNRAQGIFSLFYALPNRYWAEITLNYISPVLINSLDNSGYHFGLFSSIGFLHPEFLQSTFSKLDNKRLKKYSQLNNNANTIKQWKHSVTREDASQKWFNFIYLAQENGATLAHNNILSLTAQVKKSQRYQAQVLKIDNYIKTVLSTLKQQQQLDNTIVIITGTHGATFEKASSPVASVSNAHVPLVMLWPGKEQREITRFTSHVDIVPTLMQELLGNQDDASLYSNGQSLFDASPRRYLLSGDLKNYVIYEKDKITQFSINGKVSSINWQGQTLNNDEFDITLLIDVLSKLRRFNQ
- a CDS encoding ABC transporter substrate-binding protein gives rise to the protein MISFNFKNAKKTVLCLLLGSVFNVQAEIVTVTDIAGRNVTIDNKKVHNIVLGEGRLTYALSVLDKEAPLSRVVGWTDDLIKYDPDAYRKYKEKFPEISKIANLGSPYAGDLDLEKTLTLGTDLFILNLGNLLKAQESGLLTKLEKAGIKVVFVDFRQRPTQNTIPSLLLLGKVLDREKQANEFVDYYITQMRKVSNIVQSKKLEERPLVFIEKAAGFNPDTCCSTFGSANLGKLVEEAGGINWGSSKFSGYTGKVNQEALFVDDPDIIIGTGANWSEANPNTAAVLFGYEATHALAQKRLKALADRKGWPALSAVQTKEFYSIYHQFYNSPYHFIALQVFAKWFYADDFKDLDPEANFKELHDKFLAIDLTGVFWEKLN